The Nitriliruptor alkaliphilus DSM 45188 genome includes a region encoding these proteins:
- a CDS encoding sensor histidine kinase has protein sequence MERSVLRGLAVFRWAAWVWMATVLALARGALERPAVAVVLVAAALVVTVWSTRQLVADPRRALAPRVVGAEVAVALALQVADGLVYRAPHVFTTQQPLGVAWPVAAILSAGVAFGPLLGIAAGVGVGVARGVSSVLANADLAPGELELLLGLNPEQTLSVVTTTVLYAFAGGTAGYAMRLIRAAEQRITAAERRVAEARAREDVARRLHDGVLQTLALVERRADDPALARLARDQERELRGYLLATGDDRVVGAGALGDALREVAGRFEVAFTTRVDVLVPDDLPALSSAAVEAIASATGEALTNAGKHAEASRVVVSAEPVDDGLIVSILDDGAGFDPDSTPEGIGRARSIRGRLEELGGAVEWVSRPGHGCEVRLRLPA, from the coding sequence GTGGAACGGAGCGTGCTGCGCGGGCTGGCGGTCTTCCGCTGGGCGGCCTGGGTGTGGATGGCGACAGTGCTCGCCCTGGCCCGGGGGGCCCTGGAGCGCCCGGCCGTCGCCGTGGTCCTGGTCGCGGCGGCCCTCGTGGTCACGGTCTGGTCGACCCGGCAGCTGGTCGCCGACCCACGCCGCGCGCTGGCGCCGAGGGTCGTCGGCGCGGAGGTCGCCGTGGCCCTCGCGCTCCAGGTCGCCGACGGGCTGGTCTACCGCGCCCCGCACGTGTTCACCACCCAGCAGCCGCTCGGCGTGGCCTGGCCGGTCGCGGCCATCCTGTCGGCGGGTGTGGCCTTCGGGCCGCTCCTCGGGATCGCGGCGGGTGTGGGCGTCGGTGTGGCCCGGGGGGTGTCGTCGGTGCTGGCCAACGCCGACCTCGCCCCGGGTGAGCTCGAGCTGCTCCTCGGGTTGAACCCCGAACAGACCCTGTCGGTGGTCACCACCACCGTCCTGTACGCGTTCGCCGGCGGGACCGCGGGCTACGCGATGCGCCTCATCAGGGCGGCCGAGCAGCGGATCACCGCGGCCGAACGGCGCGTCGCCGAGGCGCGTGCGCGTGAGGACGTGGCACGGCGCCTGCACGACGGGGTGCTGCAGACCCTCGCGCTGGTCGAGCGGCGCGCCGACGATCCGGCCCTCGCCCGCCTCGCCCGGGACCAGGAACGAGAGCTGCGCGGTTACCTCCTGGCCACCGGTGACGATCGGGTCGTCGGAGCCGGGGCCCTCGGCGACGCGCTCCGCGAGGTCGCGGGGCGCTTCGAGGTCGCCTTCACGACGCGGGTCGACGTGCTGGTCCCCGACGACCTGCCCGCCCTCAGCAGCGCCGCCGTGGAGGCCATCGCCAGCGCCACCGGCGAGGCACTCACCAACGCCGGCAAGCACGCGGAGGCATCGCGGGTGGTGGTCTCGGCCGAGCCCGTCGACGACGGGCTGATCGTCTCGATCCTCGACGACGGCGCCGGTTTCGACCCGGACAGCACGCCGGAGGGCATCGGACGCGCGCGCTCGATCCGCGGCCGGCTCGAGGAGCTCGGCGGCGCCGTGGAGTGGGTCAGCCGCCCCGGTCACGGCTGCGAGGTTCGGCTGCGCCTCCCGGCCTGA
- a CDS encoding SCO7613 C-terminal domain-containing membrane protein, with protein MVPPVDHPSPPPPNPADLLDAAPPPPAADTRLDGPRTPVGPPVGPPVGPPVGPPRPPERAVRGDGPARLTAATVVSATGALLLLAAAATFLAVNWDALGLTARVATVGAATAGAIVGGARLRRTLPAVGAVVFHLGALLLPLDALGLALQLEVSRAGTWIAVGATAVLTLPVAAHVGRSRVLAATALAGVPVLATGLGLAGVGPAPLLTAAAALVALGVVRTRGDEAGDPNLLLGLAAPILAIAAVVGPLLVAAGSAVAVASGGSSVLVDAAAGWVPSTWLQPAVAGVVAVVALVATAALRRSARWAGAVPVLVALVAVTLLLPGDAPRLARLLPWPLLFLAVEAAVVAGRRDATLRAPLARVGAAAEIVAALAVPSTLLVVATSLRSGAELSGFRAPTEVVADPAMAAVASITAVAWVIAAVRRGRLGAVGVAAAAVAVATAAAALTFLVPTSGSGLPLLLVAIAVGTCLRGGAERGAAISAAMVTLSGVLLIGTWSAATVPDRLLPGVAEILLALVAAAIALLVAVRVVRHTEVGEGPGAAAALLPVAVVSILVAGGALDAGVGFAAWVLAVPALALACAAIVDRVPVGADALRALAAATVLIAGPNAVVGLDAAVAAAPAATLVAIVLIAESVRCQRPWLLIAAGPVAVRAVAGAAYGLSGSRPTTGAVLLGVAVAAALAAVVRPRLRRAGVVTSGTAAVPAVLLLSLTPTAFAWGTVAVGVTVVAAGLMTRQVPVAHVGGVVTTLGVWQVLSLGDVTAVDAWMVPPALHLWLIGRTARRAGRVSSWVADVPPLLLVVVPALLERLAGGGGWHAALAGTLALAAVVGGGAGRHGGPLVVGVVAVVAVVLIETLAVVAAVPTWAWLTAGGVVLLGAGALIERTGGAPVATVRRLVDVVAERFD; from the coding sequence GTGGTCCCGCCCGTCGATCACCCGTCGCCACCGCCGCCGAACCCCGCCGACCTGCTCGACGCTGCGCCACCACCTCCGGCCGCCGACACCCGTCTCGACGGACCTCGAACGCCGGTCGGGCCGCCGGTCGGGCCGCCGGTCGGGCCGCCGGTCGGGCCGCCGCGACCCCCGGAGCGTGCCGTCCGCGGTGACGGGCCGGCGCGCCTCACGGCGGCCACCGTCGTGTCCGCCACGGGGGCGCTGCTGCTCCTGGCCGCGGCGGCGACGTTCCTCGCCGTCAACTGGGACGCGCTCGGCCTGACCGCCCGGGTCGCCACGGTCGGTGCGGCCACCGCCGGGGCGATCGTCGGGGGCGCGCGGCTGCGACGGACCCTGCCCGCCGTCGGTGCCGTGGTCTTCCACCTCGGCGCGTTGTTGCTGCCCCTCGACGCCCTCGGCCTCGCCCTCCAACTCGAGGTGAGTCGTGCGGGGACCTGGATCGCCGTCGGCGCGACGGCGGTGCTGACGCTGCCCGTCGCCGCCCACGTCGGCCGGTCGCGCGTGCTGGCTGCGACGGCGCTCGCAGGTGTACCGGTGCTGGCCACCGGGCTCGGGTTGGCCGGGGTCGGACCGGCGCCGCTGCTCACCGCCGCCGCGGCGCTGGTGGCGCTGGGTGTGGTCCGCACGCGAGGCGACGAGGCAGGTGACCCGAACCTCCTGCTCGGACTGGCGGCACCGATCCTGGCGATCGCGGCCGTCGTCGGACCGCTGCTGGTCGCCGCCGGCTCCGCCGTCGCGGTCGCGAGCGGTGGGTCGTCCGTGCTGGTCGACGCTGCCGCAGGGTGGGTCCCCTCCACCTGGTTGCAGCCGGCCGTGGCGGGCGTCGTCGCCGTCGTGGCGCTCGTGGCCACCGCGGCCCTGCGTCGGTCGGCGCGCTGGGCCGGGGCGGTCCCCGTCCTGGTCGCGCTGGTCGCGGTGACCCTGCTGCTGCCAGGAGACGCGCCGAGGCTCGCCCGTCTGCTGCCCTGGCCGCTGCTCTTCCTCGCGGTCGAGGCCGCCGTCGTGGCCGGGCGACGCGATGCCACCCTCCGCGCGCCGCTGGCCCGGGTCGGCGCCGCGGCCGAGATCGTCGCGGCGCTCGCGGTCCCGAGCACGCTGTTGGTCGTGGCCACCTCGCTGCGTTCCGGCGCCGAGCTGTCCGGCTTCCGGGCGCCCACCGAGGTCGTGGCCGACCCGGCCATGGCGGCGGTCGCGAGCATCACCGCGGTGGCGTGGGTGATCGCCGCGGTCCGCCGTGGACGCCTCGGTGCCGTCGGGGTGGCCGCTGCAGCGGTCGCGGTGGCCACGGCAGCTGCCGCCCTCACCTTCCTGGTCCCGACCTCCGGCAGCGGGCTGCCGCTCCTGCTCGTCGCCATCGCCGTCGGGACGTGCCTGCGTGGAGGCGCCGAGCGGGGGGCGGCGATCAGCGCGGCCATGGTGACCCTCTCGGGCGTGCTGCTGATCGGCACGTGGAGCGCGGCCACCGTCCCCGACCGGCTCCTCCCGGGCGTCGCCGAGATCCTGCTCGCCCTCGTGGCGGCCGCCATCGCACTGCTGGTGGCCGTGCGCGTCGTCCGCCACACCGAGGTCGGCGAGGGACCGGGTGCCGCCGCGGCCCTGCTCCCGGTGGCGGTCGTGTCGATCCTCGTCGCGGGCGGTGCCCTGGATGCCGGTGTCGGGTTCGCCGCCTGGGTCCTGGCGGTGCCCGCGCTCGCGCTGGCGTGCGCGGCCATCGTCGACCGTGTGCCGGTCGGCGCGGACGCGTTGCGGGCCCTGGCCGCCGCAACCGTCCTGATCGCCGGTCCGAACGCGGTGGTCGGCCTCGACGCGGCCGTCGCCGCGGCCCCCGCCGCCACCCTGGTCGCGATCGTCCTGATCGCGGAGTCGGTGCGCTGCCAGCGGCCGTGGCTGCTGATCGCCGCCGGCCCGGTCGCCGTGCGTGCCGTTGCCGGCGCGGCGTACGGACTGAGCGGTTCCCGGCCGACGACCGGCGCGGTGCTCCTCGGCGTGGCGGTCGCCGCCGCCCTGGCAGCGGTCGTCCGTCCGCGCCTACGTCGGGCGGGGGTCGTCACCTCCGGCACGGCCGCCGTCCCCGCCGTCCTCCTGCTCAGCCTGACCCCCACGGCCTTCGCGTGGGGCACCGTGGCCGTCGGTGTCACGGTGGTCGCCGCCGGGCTCATGACCCGTCAGGTGCCGGTCGCCCACGTCGGCGGCGTGGTCACGACCCTCGGGGTGTGGCAGGTGCTGAGCCTCGGTGACGTGACCGCCGTCGACGCGTGGATGGTCCCGCCGGCCCTCCACCTGTGGCTCATCGGACGGACGGCGCGCCGCGCAGGTCGGGTCTCCTCCTGGGTCGCCGACGTGCCGCCGCTCCTGCTGGTGGTCGTCCCCGCGCTGCTCGAGCGTCTGGCGGGTGGCGGCGGCTGGCACGCCGCCCTCGCCGGGACGCTCGCGCTCGCCGCCGTCGTCGGCGGGGGTGCCGGCCGCCACGGCGGCCCGCTGGTGGTCGGGGTCGTCGCGGTCGTCGCGGTCGTGCTGATCGAGACCCTCGCGGTCGTCGCCGCCGTGCCGACCTGGGCGTGGCTGACGGCCGGTGGTGTGGTGCTCCTCGGGGCCGGTGCGCTCATCGAGCGCACCGGCGGGGCTCCCGTTGCGACCGTCAGGCGCCTCGTCGACGTGGTGGCCGAACGGTTCGACTGA
- the rpsF gene encoding 30S ribosomal protein S6, producing MRRYEMMIIVTDQIDEEAAEAAFARAKEILAAQGGTLLDEAWWGRRKFAYEIDKRDFGYYGVLDLEATDEAVRELERQLKISDDIVRFKTVRPGIRVRKVA from the coding sequence ATGCGCCGCTACGAGATGATGATCATCGTCACCGACCAGATCGACGAGGAAGCTGCCGAAGCCGCGTTCGCGCGCGCCAAGGAGATCCTCGCCGCCCAGGGCGGGACGCTCCTCGACGAGGCCTGGTGGGGCCGTCGCAAGTTCGCGTACGAGATCGACAAGCGCGACTTCGGCTACTACGGCGTCCTCGACCTCGAGGCGACCGACGAGGCTGTCCGAGAGCTCGAGCGTCAGCTCAAGATCTCCGACGACATCGTCCGCTTCAAGACCGTGCGCCCGGGCATCCGGGTCCGCAAGGTCGCCTGA
- a CDS encoding single-stranded DNA-binding protein — translation MAYESNFVTFVGNLTDDPDLRFTGGGAAVATLRVASNRRWTGKDGQQQEETTYLNVNCWRDLAENAAESLHKGDRVIVIGRLRVRSYENQQNQTVWVTEIEADEIAPSLRWARTSVSRTSGGSSGGNQGGSSDFAPPPPSDDDVPF, via the coding sequence GTGGCCTACGAGTCCAACTTCGTCACGTTCGTGGGGAACCTCACGGACGACCCCGATCTTCGCTTCACCGGAGGCGGCGCTGCCGTCGCCACCCTGCGTGTCGCCTCGAACCGTCGCTGGACGGGCAAGGACGGGCAGCAGCAGGAGGAGACGACCTACCTCAACGTCAACTGCTGGCGTGATCTCGCCGAGAACGCGGCCGAGTCCCTGCACAAGGGGGACCGGGTCATCGTGATCGGGCGGCTGCGGGTGCGCAGCTACGAGAACCAGCAGAACCAGACGGTGTGGGTCACCGAGATCGAGGCCGACGAGATCGCCCCGTCGCTGCGCTGGGCCCGTACCAGCGTCAGCCGCACGAGTGGCGGTTCGTCCGGCGGCAACCAGGGTGGATCGAGCGACTTCGCCCCCCCGCCGCCCTCGGACGACGACGTCCCGTTCTGA
- the tyrS gene encoding tyrosine--tRNA ligase, with protein MSADQNPIDVLRARGFVQDVTDEAALRRRFDEGPVTYYVGFDPTAPSLHAGNLVGMMAMSWLQRLGHRPIALAGGATGRIGDPSGRDKEREVLDEATLESNLAGIRTQLGAVLDLNAADEDDPAKGLLVDNHDWFGPKTFLEVLREVGVHVPVSQMLGRESVRRRLESSHGGLTFAEFSYQLLQAYDFAHLHVTYGCGLQGGGSDQWGNITAGTDLTRRLHGAEVHGIVWPLLLTADGQKFGKSAGNAVWLDPDLTSPYAYFQWWLNAADADVPRFLRLFTYLPLEEIDDLAAELERDPAARAAHKVLAREATRVVHGDDGVAQAEAATAALFGGGPLRGLDDDTLAEAFEGAPSVQLPAGRLTDDGGIGLLEVLVAAGAASSNGEARRLVQQGGVRISGERVEDHDRRLTPDDLASPTTVVLQVGKKRRFLARFV; from the coding sequence ATGAGTGCTGACCAGAACCCCATCGACGTCCTGCGGGCCCGCGGCTTCGTCCAGGACGTCACCGACGAGGCGGCCCTGCGCCGCCGCTTCGACGAGGGGCCCGTCACCTACTACGTCGGCTTCGACCCGACGGCTCCCTCGCTGCACGCCGGCAACCTCGTCGGGATGATGGCGATGAGCTGGCTGCAGCGCCTCGGCCACCGGCCCATCGCGCTCGCCGGCGGAGCGACGGGTCGCATCGGTGATCCGTCCGGTCGCGACAAGGAACGCGAGGTCCTCGACGAGGCCACCCTCGAGTCCAACCTCGCCGGGATCCGTACCCAGCTCGGCGCGGTGCTCGATCTGAACGCCGCCGATGAGGACGACCCGGCGAAGGGGCTGCTGGTCGACAACCACGACTGGTTCGGTCCGAAGACCTTCCTCGAGGTGCTTCGTGAGGTCGGCGTCCACGTCCCCGTCAGTCAGATGCTCGGCCGTGAGTCGGTGCGCCGCCGGCTCGAGTCGAGCCACGGCGGGTTGACGTTCGCCGAGTTCAGCTACCAGCTGCTGCAGGCCTACGACTTCGCCCACCTCCACGTCACGTACGGCTGCGGGCTGCAGGGAGGCGGTTCCGACCAGTGGGGCAACATCACCGCCGGGACCGACCTCACCCGACGTCTGCACGGTGCCGAGGTGCACGGCATCGTCTGGCCGCTGCTCCTGACCGCCGATGGGCAGAAGTTCGGCAAGTCGGCCGGCAACGCGGTGTGGCTCGACCCCGACCTCACCTCGCCGTACGCCTACTTCCAGTGGTGGTTGAACGCAGCTGACGCTGACGTCCCCCGGTTCCTGCGTCTGTTCACCTACCTGCCGCTCGAGGAGATCGACGACCTCGCGGCTGAGCTCGAACGCGATCCGGCCGCGCGTGCCGCCCACAAGGTGCTGGCGCGCGAGGCCACCCGTGTCGTCCACGGCGACGACGGGGTCGCCCAGGCCGAGGCGGCCACCGCAGCGCTCTTCGGCGGCGGCCCGTTGCGGGGCCTCGACGACGACACCCTCGCGGAGGCCTTCGAGGGCGCACCGAGCGTGCAGCTGCCAGCGGGCCGCCTGACCGACGACGGCGGCATCGGGCTGCTGGAGGTCCTGGTCGCCGCCGGCGCGGCGTCCTCGAACGGCGAGGCGCGACGGCTCGTCCAGCAGGGCGGGGTCCGCATCAGCGGCGAGCGCGTCGAGGACCACGACCGTCGCCTGACACCGGACGACCTCGCCTCACCGACGACGGTGGTCCTCCAGGTCGGCAAGAAGCGCCGGTTCCTGGCCCGCTTCGTCTGA
- a CDS encoding response regulator, whose translation MDAPRKAASRRPPIRVVLADDHPIWRDGIRADLGSGFEVVGEASDAVEAIEVIGRTTPDLVVCDLQMPGGGGIAVVKACGEVTRIVILTVSEQERDLLDAVAAGACGYLTKSTPGDELRQALARAAAGEPVFSPHLAMLVLGEFRRMAKRATGADPLTDREREVLSLVARGYPYKEVGAQLHIAAKTVENHVRNILDKLHLERRQELVRYALEHGIE comes from the coding sequence GTGGACGCGCCGAGGAAGGCCGCCTCGCGACGACCGCCGATCCGGGTCGTGCTGGCCGACGATCACCCCATCTGGCGCGACGGCATCCGGGCCGACCTCGGGTCCGGCTTCGAGGTCGTCGGCGAGGCATCGGACGCCGTCGAGGCGATCGAGGTCATCGGCCGCACCACGCCGGACCTGGTGGTCTGCGACCTGCAGATGCCGGGCGGTGGTGGTATCGCGGTGGTCAAGGCCTGCGGCGAGGTGACCCGCATCGTCATCCTCACGGTCTCCGAGCAGGAACGCGATCTGCTCGACGCGGTCGCCGCGGGTGCGTGCGGCTACCTGACCAAGTCGACCCCGGGTGACGAGCTCCGGCAGGCCCTGGCGCGAGCGGCGGCCGGCGAGCCGGTCTTCAGCCCGCACCTGGCGATGCTGGTCCTCGGGGAGTTCCGCCGTATGGCCAAGCGGGCCACCGGGGCCGATCCGCTGACCGATCGCGAGCGTGAGGTGCTGTCGCTGGTCGCACGGGGCTACCCGTACAAGGAGGTCGGGGCCCAGCTGCACATCGCGGCCAAGACGGTCGAGAACCACGTGCGCAACATCCTCGACAAGCTCCACCTCGAGCGTCGCCAGGAGCTGGTTCGGTACGCCCTCGAGCACGGCATCGAGTAG
- the ppdK gene encoding pyruvate, phosphate dikinase, with translation MSATTAPATAHRYVRSFREGRASERDLLGGKGANLAEMTYLGLPVPPGFTVTTDACRAYLAAGDVPDELAAEVAASLADLEEASGRRLGDTDAPLLLSVRSGAKFSMPGMMDTVLDLGAMPATVPGLIALTGDPWFAWDAVRRFVEMFGRVVLGVPAERYDEQLHAAVAAAGVPDERSLPAPDLEALARGFLDLTAELGTPVPDDPHEQLRLAIEAVFRSWNGSRAKAYRAMEGIPDDLGTAVNVQVMVFGNLGERSATGVAFSRDPATGEPVPYGDWLQNAQGEDVVAGTRRPEPLASLDDTFPQQAEELRGYMRQLEAHSTELADIEFTIEDGKLWMLQTRVGKRSAAAAVRIAVDMVDEALIGPEQALARVTPDQLEQLLHPRFAEQPDTPLTSGGAASPGAASGVIVVTAAEAVRRTEAGEDVILVRPETSPDDLEGMVASKGMVTSRGGLVSHAAVVARGLGRPAVVGCGDLEVDVEAGEIRVGDTVLRVGETISLDGSAGLVVVGEMPLIEPEPDERLERLLSWADLVRRLHVHGNADTAEDVARAVAAGAQGIGLVRTEHQFLGARLPLVRAALLADSDEAEADALSALEAQQREDFVALLAAAQGRPVTVRLLDPPAHEFLPDLTELRVAAARGELDDDRQRLLEAVEAHSEHDPMLGIRGVRLGIMRPALYRAQVRALLSASAELTAAGDPPLVEVMVPLVSTSGELRWFVELVHSVADEVEAVTGTAPVYRLATMIETPRAALTGGFLANFVDAFSFGTNDLTQLTFGLSRDDVQARFVPVALAEHTLASDPFRTLDAAGVARLVEIAAADGRATNPDLITGICGEHGGDPASIAIAHRIGLTHVSCSPARLPIARLAAAQAALEMEDVPAASS, from the coding sequence GTGTCGGCAACCACCGCCCCTGCCACCGCACACCGCTACGTCCGATCCTTCCGCGAGGGCCGCGCCAGCGAGCGCGACCTGCTCGGCGGCAAGGGCGCCAACCTGGCGGAGATGACCTACCTCGGTCTGCCGGTCCCGCCCGGCTTCACCGTGACCACCGACGCGTGCCGGGCCTACCTCGCCGCGGGCGACGTGCCGGACGAGCTGGCCGCCGAGGTCGCCGCGTCGCTGGCCGACCTCGAGGAGGCCAGCGGTCGCAGGCTCGGGGATACCGACGCACCGCTGCTGCTGTCGGTCCGCTCGGGCGCGAAGTTCTCCATGCCGGGGATGATGGACACCGTCCTCGACCTCGGTGCGATGCCGGCCACGGTCCCCGGCCTGATCGCGCTGACCGGCGACCCCTGGTTCGCGTGGGACGCGGTGCGCCGCTTCGTGGAGATGTTCGGCCGCGTCGTGCTCGGCGTCCCGGCGGAGCGCTACGACGAGCAGCTGCACGCGGCCGTCGCTGCGGCCGGCGTCCCGGACGAACGTTCGCTGCCCGCTCCGGACCTGGAGGCGCTCGCCCGTGGCTTCCTCGACCTGACCGCCGAGCTGGGCACCCCGGTCCCCGACGACCCGCACGAGCAGCTCCGTCTCGCCATCGAGGCGGTGTTCCGCTCCTGGAACGGGTCGCGTGCGAAGGCCTACCGCGCGATGGAGGGGATCCCCGACGACCTCGGGACCGCCGTCAACGTGCAGGTCATGGTGTTCGGCAACCTCGGCGAACGGTCGGCCACCGGCGTGGCCTTCAGCCGCGACCCGGCGACCGGCGAACCGGTGCCGTACGGCGACTGGCTCCAGAACGCCCAGGGAGAGGACGTGGTGGCGGGCACCCGGCGCCCTGAGCCGCTCGCCAGCCTCGACGACACCTTCCCGCAGCAGGCCGAGGAGCTGCGCGGGTACATGCGCCAGCTCGAGGCCCACAGCACCGAGCTCGCCGACATCGAGTTCACCATCGAGGACGGCAAGCTCTGGATGCTGCAGACCCGGGTGGGCAAGCGCTCGGCCGCGGCTGCCGTCCGGATCGCGGTCGACATGGTGGACGAGGCGCTGATCGGCCCGGAGCAGGCGCTCGCCCGCGTGACCCCCGACCAGCTCGAACAGCTGCTCCACCCGCGGTTCGCCGAGCAGCCCGACACCCCGCTGACCTCCGGCGGCGCGGCGTCCCCGGGGGCCGCCAGCGGCGTGATCGTCGTCACCGCCGCGGAGGCGGTCCGACGCACCGAGGCCGGCGAGGACGTCATCCTCGTGCGTCCCGAGACCTCGCCCGACGACCTCGAGGGCATGGTCGCCTCGAAGGGCATGGTGACCTCACGCGGTGGTCTGGTCAGCCACGCCGCCGTGGTCGCCCGTGGCCTCGGTCGCCCGGCCGTCGTCGGCTGCGGCGACCTCGAGGTCGACGTCGAGGCCGGCGAGATCCGCGTCGGCGACACGGTCCTCCGGGTCGGCGAGACCATCTCCCTCGACGGTTCGGCGGGCCTCGTGGTCGTCGGTGAGATGCCCCTGATCGAGCCCGAGCCGGACGAGCGTCTGGAACGTCTGCTCAGCTGGGCCGACCTGGTCCGTCGCCTGCACGTCCACGGCAACGCCGACACCGCCGAGGACGTGGCCCGAGCGGTGGCCGCGGGAGCGCAGGGCATCGGCCTGGTCCGCACCGAGCACCAGTTCCTCGGCGCACGCCTCCCGCTGGTCCGCGCGGCGCTGCTGGCCGACAGCGACGAGGCGGAGGCCGACGCGCTCTCGGCGCTCGAGGCGCAGCAGCGCGAGGACTTCGTGGCGCTGCTCGCGGCCGCGCAGGGCCGCCCGGTGACCGTCCGGTTGCTCGACCCGCCGGCGCACGAGTTCCTGCCCGACCTCACCGAGCTGCGCGTCGCGGCCGCCCGGGGTGAGCTGGACGACGACCGTCAGCGGCTGCTGGAAGCCGTCGAGGCCCACTCCGAACACGACCCGATGCTCGGCATCCGTGGCGTCCGGCTCGGGATCATGCGGCCGGCGCTGTACCGGGCGCAGGTCCGGGCCCTGCTCAGCGCGTCGGCCGAGCTGACCGCCGCCGGCGATCCGCCGCTGGTGGAGGTGATGGTGCCGCTGGTCAGCACCTCCGGCGAGCTGCGCTGGTTCGTCGAGCTGGTGCACAGCGTCGCCGACGAGGTGGAGGCGGTCACGGGCACCGCGCCGGTCTACCGCCTCGCGACCATGATCGAGACGCCGCGGGCGGCACTGACCGGGGGCTTCCTGGCCAACTTCGTCGACGCGTTCTCGTTCGGCACCAACGATCTGACGCAGCTGACCTTCGGGCTGTCGCGCGACGACGTCCAGGCCCGCTTCGTCCCGGTCGCGCTGGCCGAGCACACCCTCGCCAGCGACCCGTTCCGCACCCTCGATGCGGCCGGGGTGGCCCGCCTCGTGGAGATCGCCGCCGCCGACGGACGCGCGACCAACCCCGACCTGATCACCGGTATCTGCGGCGAGCACGGCGGTGACCCCGCGTCGATCGCCATCGCCCACCGCATCGGGCTCACCCACGTGTCGTGCTCGCCGGCACGGCTCCCGATCGCACGGCTGGCCGCCGCGCAGGCTGCGCTCGAGATGGAGGACGTACCCGCAGCCTCGAGCTGA
- a CDS encoding DUF5318 family protein, whose product MRKGRIDYRMQRRAVLREVRQGVRSVGDACDAHPDLVRAGVHIGTVVDDACPLCERDTLRHVTYVFDRKDPRNRGGRAVPRESLARQHERYGDLTVYTVEVCTTCHWHHLLESFLLVTRDTAVG is encoded by the coding sequence GTGCGCAAGGGACGCATCGACTACCGCATGCAGCGGCGTGCCGTCCTGCGGGAGGTCCGCCAGGGGGTGCGGTCGGTCGGGGATGCCTGCGACGCCCACCCCGACCTCGTGCGGGCCGGTGTTCACATCGGCACGGTCGTCGACGATGCCTGCCCGCTGTGCGAGCGGGACACCCTCCGCCACGTCACCTACGTGTTCGACCGCAAGGACCCCCGTAACCGTGGCGGTCGGGCGGTGCCTCGCGAGTCGCTCGCTCGTCAGCACGAGCGCTACGGCGACCTGACCGTCTACACCGTCGAGGTGTGCACCACCTGCCACTGGCACCACCTGCTCGAATCGTTCCTGCTGGTGACCCGGGACACCGCGGTCGGCTGA
- a CDS encoding DUF4339 domain-containing protein: MSPDPARWYHLAGRQQHGPVDLATIRDLVLDGTVTPDTYVWADGMPDWLPAKQVPALVPPPEVEDAPDGWR; this comes from the coding sequence GTGTCGCCCGATCCCGCTCGCTGGTACCACCTCGCCGGACGCCAGCAGCACGGCCCGGTCGACCTCGCCACGATCCGCGATCTCGTCCTCGACGGCACCGTCACGCCGGACACCTACGTGTGGGCCGACGGCATGCCCGACTGGTTGCCGGCCAAGCAGGTCCCTGCCCTCGTCCCGCCTCCCGAGGTCGAGGACGCCCCCGACGGCTGGCGCTGA
- a CDS encoding alanyl-tRNA editing protein, giving the protein MTDRVYSTDAYAFEVDATVVDVDADESRVLLDRTVFYPGGGGQPPDRGILLVGGDAAAAEVAGDRLEVVGVGEDRRGVWHQVTGGLPPVGSRVHGRLDVDRRLALMRTHTAMHALCGVVWERYRSPVTGGNMEPGVGRLDFELPDWDPDDKATIETALQAELDAARPVEVAFLPRAEADADPSLIRTKVSLLPDDLAVVRVIDIVGLDRQADGGTHVRSTSEVGRVRVAKVESKGRGFRRIRLALDEPSG; this is encoded by the coding sequence GTGACCGACCGTGTGTACTCGACCGACGCGTACGCCTTCGAGGTCGACGCCACCGTCGTCGACGTGGACGCCGACGAGAGCCGCGTGCTGCTCGACCGGACCGTCTTCTACCCGGGCGGTGGCGGGCAGCCGCCGGATCGGGGGATCCTGCTGGTCGGGGGCGACGCGGCGGCGGCCGAGGTCGCCGGTGACCGCCTCGAGGTCGTCGGGGTCGGTGAGGATCGCCGCGGGGTGTGGCACCAGGTGACCGGCGGCCTGCCACCGGTGGGCTCCCGCGTGCACGGTCGGCTCGATGTGGACCGGCGGCTCGCGCTCATGCGGACCCACACCGCCATGCACGCCCTGTGCGGCGTGGTCTGGGAGCGCTACCGCTCGCCGGTCACCGGCGGGAACATGGAACCCGGGGTCGGCCGGCTCGACTTCGAGCTGCCCGACTGGGATCCGGACGACAAGGCCACGATCGAGACGGCGCTGCAGGCCGAGCTCGATGCGGCCCGGCCCGTCGAGGTGGCCTTCCTGCCCCGGGCCGAGGCCGACGCCGACCCGTCGCTGATCCGCACGAAGGTGTCGCTGCTGCCCGACGACCTCGCGGTCGTGCGCGTGATCGACATCGTCGGGCTGGACCGTCAGGCCGACGGCGGGACCCACGTCCGTTCGACCAGCGAGGTCGGTCGCGTGCGCGTCGCCAAGGTCGAGTCGAAGGGCCGCGGGTTCCGACGCATCCGCCTCGCTCTCGACGAGCCGAGCGGCTGA